From the genome of Pelomonas sp. SE-A7, one region includes:
- a CDS encoding glutamine synthetase family protein, whose amino-acid sequence MVINRKEFSFAELEQWFREQRITEIECLVPDLTGVARGKILPREKFTEDRGMRLPEIVVAMGVTGEFPSEGPYYDVISPVDMDMELRADPTTTRIVPWATDPTAQIIHDCFDRQGRLIPFAPRSVLRRVCDLYAAEGWKPVVAPELEFYLVGRNTDPDIPLKPPVGRSGRAETSRQAYSIDAVNEFDPLFEDVYAYCEQMELNVDTLIHEIGAGQMEINFFHAEPLGLADEVFFFKRTVREAALRHDMFATFMAKPIAGEPGSAMHVHQNVLRSEDGSNLFSNADGTASREFYWFIGGLQKYIPAAMALFAPYVNSYRRLARFTAAPINIQWGTDNRTVGIRSPLAPPQARRIENRVIGADANPYVALAATLACGYLGLKHRIEPSPECRGDAYLGDFQLPRSLGEALGLLREERELAGVLGEAFVTVYAEIKEIEHAEFMKVISPWEREHLLLHV is encoded by the coding sequence ATGGTCATCAACCGCAAGGAATTCAGCTTCGCCGAGCTGGAGCAATGGTTCCGCGAGCAGCGCATCACCGAGATCGAGTGCCTGGTGCCCGATCTCACCGGCGTGGCCCGCGGCAAGATCCTGCCGCGCGAGAAATTCACCGAGGATCGCGGCATGCGCCTGCCCGAGATCGTGGTGGCCATGGGGGTCACCGGCGAGTTCCCTTCGGAAGGCCCCTACTACGACGTGATCAGCCCGGTCGACATGGACATGGAGCTGCGCGCCGACCCGACCACCACGCGCATCGTGCCCTGGGCCACCGACCCGACGGCGCAGATCATCCACGACTGCTTCGACCGCCAGGGCAGGCTGATCCCGTTCGCACCGCGCTCGGTGCTGCGCCGGGTCTGCGACCTCTATGCGGCCGAGGGCTGGAAGCCGGTGGTCGCGCCGGAGCTGGAGTTCTACCTGGTCGGCCGCAACACCGACCCCGACATCCCGCTCAAGCCGCCGGTGGGCCGCAGCGGCCGTGCCGAGACCTCGCGCCAGGCCTATTCCATCGATGCGGTCAACGAGTTCGATCCGCTGTTCGAGGATGTCTACGCCTATTGCGAGCAGATGGAGCTGAACGTGGACACGCTGATCCACGAGATCGGCGCCGGCCAGATGGAGATCAATTTCTTCCATGCCGAGCCGCTGGGCCTGGCGGACGAGGTGTTCTTCTTCAAGCGCACGGTGCGCGAGGCGGCGCTGCGCCACGACATGTTCGCCACCTTCATGGCCAAGCCCATCGCCGGCGAGCCCGGCAGCGCCATGCATGTGCACCAGAACGTGCTGCGCAGCGAGGACGGCAGCAATCTGTTCAGCAATGCCGACGGCACGGCCAGCCGCGAGTTCTACTGGTTCATAGGCGGCCTGCAGAAATACATCCCGGCCGCGATGGCGCTGTTCGCTCCCTATGTGAACAGCTACCGACGCCTGGCCCGCTTCACCGCCGCACCGATCAACATCCAGTGGGGCACGGACAACCGCACGGTAGGCATACGCTCGCCGCTGGCACCGCCGCAGGCGCGCCGCATCGAGAATCGCGTGATTGGTGCCGACGCCAATCCCTATGTGGCCCTGGCCGCCACGCTGGCCTGCGGCTATCTGGGACTCAAGCACCGCATCGAGCCCTCGCCCGAATGTCGCGGCGACGCCTACCTCGGCGACTTCCAGCTGCCGCGCAGCCTGGGCGAGGCCCTGGGCCTGCTGCGCGAGGAGCGCGAGCTGGCCGGCGTGCTGGGCGAGGCCTTCGTGACCGTCTATGCCGAGATCAAGGAGATCGAGCATGCCGAGTTCATGAAGGTGATCTCGCCCTGGGAGCGCGAGCACCTGCTGCTGCATGTCTGA
- a CDS encoding aldehyde dehydrogenase, translated as MSDSKTWHDRAATAAIDGRAFINGERVALGESFEKRSPIDNRLLGPIARGNRAEVDAAVASARTAFADGRWASKPPAARKKTLQRFAELILAHRDELALLETLDVGKPIQYSLSVDVASAAHCIRWYAEAIDKVYDEIAPTGPNALALIQREPMGVIGVIVPWNYPMLMAAWKLGPALATGNSVVLKPSEKSPLTALRLAEIALEAGLPPGVFNVVPGYGHEAGEALALHMDVDALGFTGSTRTGRRMLEYAGRSNLKRVYNELGGKSAFVVFEDFGDIERAAKTVAASMFFNSGQSCNAPSRVLVHESVADRFVEIVAAQAPRHQPADPLAPETRMGSIVDEVQLKTVMGYIESGKAEGARAIVGGRQVRSETGGFYVEPTVFDGATPAMRIVREEIFGPVMSVLRFKTEAEAIALANDSPYGLQASVWSDTLSRAHRVARALRAGTVHVNQYDEDDITAPFGGYKQSGNGRDKSLHALEKYTEIKTTWLRIDGSGG; from the coding sequence ATGAGCGACAGCAAGACCTGGCACGACAGGGCCGCCACAGCCGCCATCGACGGCCGCGCCTTCATCAACGGCGAGCGCGTTGCGCTGGGCGAGAGCTTCGAGAAGCGCTCGCCCATAGACAACCGGCTGCTCGGCCCCATTGCCCGCGGCAACCGCGCCGAGGTGGATGCGGCCGTAGCATCAGCTCGCACGGCCTTTGCCGATGGCCGCTGGGCCTCCAAGCCGCCGGCCGCGCGCAAGAAGACGCTGCAGCGCTTTGCCGAACTGATCCTGGCGCATAGGGACGAACTGGCCCTGCTGGAGACGCTGGACGTGGGCAAGCCCATCCAGTACTCGCTGTCGGTCGACGTGGCCTCGGCGGCCCACTGCATACGCTGGTACGCCGAGGCCATAGACAAGGTCTACGACGAGATTGCACCGACCGGCCCCAATGCCCTGGCCCTGATCCAGCGCGAGCCCATGGGCGTGATCGGCGTCATCGTGCCCTGGAACTATCCGATGCTGATGGCGGCCTGGAAGCTGGGCCCGGCCCTGGCCACCGGCAATTCCGTGGTGCTCAAACCCAGCGAGAAATCACCGCTGACGGCCCTGCGCCTGGCCGAGATCGCGCTCGAGGCCGGCCTGCCGCCGGGCGTCTTCAATGTGGTGCCCGGCTACGGCCACGAGGCCGGCGAGGCCCTGGCCCTGCACATGGACGTGGATGCCCTGGGCTTCACCGGCTCCACGCGAACCGGCCGGCGCATGCTGGAGTACGCCGGCCGCTCCAACCTGAAGCGGGTCTACAACGAGCTGGGCGGCAAGTCGGCCTTCGTGGTCTTCGAGGACTTCGGCGACATAGAGCGCGCCGCCAAGACCGTGGCCGCCAGCATGTTCTTCAACAGCGGCCAGAGCTGCAATGCGCCTTCACGGGTGCTGGTCCACGAAAGCGTCGCGGACCGGTTCGTCGAGATCGTCGCGGCCCAGGCGCCGCGCCACCAGCCGGCCGATCCGCTGGCACCCGAGACCCGCATGGGCAGCATCGTCGACGAGGTCCAGCTGAAGACGGTGATGGGCTACATCGAATCGGGCAAGGCCGAAGGCGCCCGGGCCATCGTCGGCGGCCGCCAGGTGCGCAGCGAGACCGGCGGTTTCTATGTCGAGCCCACGGTGTTCGACGGCGCCACGCCCGCCATGCGCATAGTCCGCGAGGAGATCTTCGGCCCGGTGATGAGCGTGCTGCGGTTCAAGACCGAGGCCGAAGCCATCGCCCTGGCCAACGACTCGCCCTATGGGCTGCAGGCCAGCGTCTGGAGCGACACGCTGTCTCGCGCCCATCGCGTCGCCAGAGCGCTGCGGGCCGGCACGGTCCATGTGAACCAGTACGACGAGGACGACATCACCGCGCCCTTCGGCGGCTACAAGCAGAGCGGCAACGGCCGCGACAAGTCGCTGCATGCGCTTGAGAAGTACACCGAGATCAAGACCACCTGGCTGCGAATAGACGGCAGCGGCGGCTGA
- a CDS encoding DUF4386 family protein, which translates to MPHASSPLALIGGLALIIGALAFVAVFSYLAARFDYPQVLDGEAEQVLPRLRSGGSTMRAVWALYAVLPLLLILGAGGVSAALPSSSGLMALARLFAAVGALAMCLGLMRWPSLHWELARAYESAGPESRHTLSALFRGLNLYLGNYIGEFLGEVCLAFFFALSGVAMGLDSRYPSWLGLAGALFGLLFFIGALRNITDRVQWLADINNYLLPLWMIVLGAAVIWRG; encoded by the coding sequence ATGCCGCATGCATCCTCACCCCTGGCCCTGATCGGCGGCCTCGCGCTGATCATCGGCGCCCTGGCCTTCGTGGCCGTGTTCAGCTATCTCGCTGCGCGCTTCGACTATCCGCAGGTGCTGGACGGCGAGGCCGAGCAGGTCCTGCCCCGGCTGCGGAGTGGCGGCTCGACGATGCGGGCGGTCTGGGCTCTTTATGCCGTGCTGCCCCTGTTGCTGATCCTGGGCGCCGGCGGCGTATCGGCGGCGCTGCCGTCCAGCTCGGGCCTGATGGCGCTGGCCCGCCTCTTCGCGGCCGTGGGTGCCCTGGCCATGTGCCTGGGCCTGATGCGCTGGCCCAGCCTGCATTGGGAGCTGGCCCGTGCCTACGAGAGCGCCGGCCCCGAGTCCCGGCATACGCTGTCGGCGCTGTTCCGCGGGCTCAACCTCTACCTCGGCAACTACATAGGCGAGTTCCTGGGCGAGGTCTGCCTGGCATTCTTCTTCGCCCTCAGCGGCGTGGCCATGGGGCTGGATTCGCGCTACCCCAGCTGGCTGGGCCTGGCCGGCGCCCTGTTCGGCCTGCTGTTCTTCATTGGCGCACTGCGCAACATCACCGACCGGGTGCAGTGGCTGGCCGACATCAACAACTACCTGCTGCCGCTCTGGATGATCGTGCTGGGCGCCGCCGTCATCTGGCGCGGCTGA